One genomic region from Argentina anserina chromosome 2, drPotAnse1.1, whole genome shotgun sequence encodes:
- the LOC126784444 gene encoding uncharacterized protein LOC126784444 isoform X2, whose product MTTLYPCHLLSTSTHLQVSAKLALYNKPPHSIHGSSKGLAQFSQVHSFCPSVKPSYLLQNSRYSISCAMNMTAGQSDDHGQLKFDQLIAKSRKLWESSPQPVKIFPWKRAGFNFIQLIVDLVLAVVKYLCVPLLAVSSLSEMSYCAQERKLFFVPVPVIIGMAVAEALKVAALNVSPRLKDAEVPWHLFVMTIFFTLLKLPGPYYPFWGRIIIPHIANGGLLWSLWLAFLWYKRPRKGSTAASTHQSESGSQSEPNEL is encoded by the exons ATGACGACTCTTTATCCTTGTCACTTGCTCTCTACTTCGACCCACCTCCAGGTCTCTGCCAAATTGGCCCTTTACAATAAACCTCCCCATTCCATTCATGGGTCGTCCAAG GGTTTGGCGCAGTTTAGTCAAGTGCATTCCTTTTGTCCAAGTGTTAAGCCTTCTTATTTGCTTCAGAATTCCCGGTACAGTATCTCCTGTGCTATGAATATGACTGCTGGACAGTCTGATGACCATGGACAGCTAAAATTTGATCAGCTGATTGCTAAATCAAGAAAGTTGTGGGAGAGTTCTCCGCAGCCAGTCAAAATATTCCCTTGGAAAAGAGCAGGGTTCAACTTTATTCAACTCATTGTTGACCTTGTACTAGCGGTTGTAAAGTACTTATGTGTACCTCTGCTAGCAGTTTCCTCCCTCAGTGAGATGTCCTACTGCGCACAGGAAAGGAAGTTGTTTTTTGTTCCTGTACCTGTCATCATTGGAATGGCTGTTGCTGAAGCTCTAAAAGTGGCAGCCTTAAATGTTTCTCCACGTCTGAAG GATGCAGAAGTTCCCTGGCATCTGTTTGTCATGACAATTTTCTTCACGCTGCTCAAATTGCCTGGCCCATATTACCCATTCTGGGGTCGAATAATAATCCCACACATTGCCAATGGCGGTTTGTTATGGTCACTGTGGTTGGCATTTTTGTGGTACAAAAGACCTCGAAAGGGATCGACAGCAGCATCAACACATCAGTCTGAAAGTGGCAGTCAATCTGAACCAAATGAGCTCTAA
- the LOC126784444 gene encoding uncharacterized protein LOC126784444 isoform X3: MTTLYPCHLLSTSTHLQVSAKLALYNKPPHSIHGSSKNSRYSISCAMNMTAGQSDDHGQLKFDQLIAKSRKLWESSPQPVKIFPWKRAGFNFIQLIVDLVLAVVKYLCVPLLAVSSLSEMSYCAQERKLFFVPVPVIIGMAVAEALKVAALNVSPRLKDAEVPWHLFVMTIFFTLLKLPGPYYPFWGRIIIPHIANGGLLWSLWLAFLWYKRPRKGSTAASTHQSESGSQSEPNEL; this comes from the exons ATGACGACTCTTTATCCTTGTCACTTGCTCTCTACTTCGACCCACCTCCAGGTCTCTGCCAAATTGGCCCTTTACAATAAACCTCCCCATTCCATTCATGGGTCGTCCAAG AATTCCCGGTACAGTATCTCCTGTGCTATGAATATGACTGCTGGACAGTCTGATGACCATGGACAGCTAAAATTTGATCAGCTGATTGCTAAATCAAGAAAGTTGTGGGAGAGTTCTCCGCAGCCAGTCAAAATATTCCCTTGGAAAAGAGCAGGGTTCAACTTTATTCAACTCATTGTTGACCTTGTACTAGCGGTTGTAAAGTACTTATGTGTACCTCTGCTAGCAGTTTCCTCCCTCAGTGAGATGTCCTACTGCGCACAGGAAAGGAAGTTGTTTTTTGTTCCTGTACCTGTCATCATTGGAATGGCTGTTGCTGAAGCTCTAAAAGTGGCAGCCTTAAATGTTTCTCCACGTCTGAAG GATGCAGAAGTTCCCTGGCATCTGTTTGTCATGACAATTTTCTTCACGCTGCTCAAATTGCCTGGCCCATATTACCCATTCTGGGGTCGAATAATAATCCCACACATTGCCAATGGCGGTTTGTTATGGTCACTGTGGTTGGCATTTTTGTGGTACAAAAGACCTCGAAAGGGATCGACAGCAGCATCAACACATCAGTCTGAAAGTGGCAGTCAATCTGAACCAAATGAGCTCTAA
- the LOC126784444 gene encoding uncharacterized protein LOC126784444 isoform X1: MTTLYPCHLLSTSTHLQVSAKLALYNKPPHSIHGSSKKGLAQFSQVHSFCPSVKPSYLLQNSRYSISCAMNMTAGQSDDHGQLKFDQLIAKSRKLWESSPQPVKIFPWKRAGFNFIQLIVDLVLAVVKYLCVPLLAVSSLSEMSYCAQERKLFFVPVPVIIGMAVAEALKVAALNVSPRLKDAEVPWHLFVMTIFFTLLKLPGPYYPFWGRIIIPHIANGGLLWSLWLAFLWYKRPRKGSTAASTHQSESGSQSEPNEL; the protein is encoded by the exons ATGACGACTCTTTATCCTTGTCACTTGCTCTCTACTTCGACCCACCTCCAGGTCTCTGCCAAATTGGCCCTTTACAATAAACCTCCCCATTCCATTCATGGGTCGTCCAAG AAGGGTTTGGCGCAGTTTAGTCAAGTGCATTCCTTTTGTCCAAGTGTTAAGCCTTCTTATTTGCTTCAGAATTCCCGGTACAGTATCTCCTGTGCTATGAATATGACTGCTGGACAGTCTGATGACCATGGACAGCTAAAATTTGATCAGCTGATTGCTAAATCAAGAAAGTTGTGGGAGAGTTCTCCGCAGCCAGTCAAAATATTCCCTTGGAAAAGAGCAGGGTTCAACTTTATTCAACTCATTGTTGACCTTGTACTAGCGGTTGTAAAGTACTTATGTGTACCTCTGCTAGCAGTTTCCTCCCTCAGTGAGATGTCCTACTGCGCACAGGAAAGGAAGTTGTTTTTTGTTCCTGTACCTGTCATCATTGGAATGGCTGTTGCTGAAGCTCTAAAAGTGGCAGCCTTAAATGTTTCTCCACGTCTGAAG GATGCAGAAGTTCCCTGGCATCTGTTTGTCATGACAATTTTCTTCACGCTGCTCAAATTGCCTGGCCCATATTACCCATTCTGGGGTCGAATAATAATCCCACACATTGCCAATGGCGGTTTGTTATGGTCACTGTGGTTGGCATTTTTGTGGTACAAAAGACCTCGAAAGGGATCGACAGCAGCATCAACACATCAGTCTGAAAGTGGCAGTCAATCTGAACCAAATGAGCTCTAA
- the LOC126784640 gene encoding pathogenesis-related protein 1-like gives MEFTKLVLLAIFSFALFSIHTSPAKAQDPLADGFVQEHNKFRAMDGVPPVTWNETVADYARNYASSKSDTCEMVHSQNPPYGECIAWGSFDMMPEQAVQLWADEKKDYNYDTNTCAPGKVCGHYTQVVWATSTQIGCAKVRCGNSDGTFINCNYYPPGNYVGDKPY, from the coding sequence ATGGAATTCACCAAGCTCGTCCTTCTAGCCATCTTCTCCTTCGCCTTATTCTCAATACACACTTCTCCGGCCAAAGCACAAGATCCACTGGCTGATGGCTTCGTCCAAGAACACAACAAGTTCCGTGCAATGGACGGCGTTCCTCCGGTGACATGGAACGAAACCGTCGCAGATTATGCAAGAAACTATGCCAGCTCAAAAAGTGATACTTGTGAAATGGTGCATTCCCAAAACCCACCTTATGGTGAATGCATAGCATGGGGAAGCTTCGACATGATGCCTGAACAGGCGGTGCAGTTGTGGGCGGACGAGAAGAAGGACTACAACTACGACACCAATACATGTGCTCCCGGCAAGGTTTGCGGCCATTATACTCAGGTGGTTTGGGCAACATCCACCCAAATCGGTTGCGCCAAGGTTCGTTGCGGTAATAGTGATGGCACTTTTATCAACTGCAACTATTATCCTCCTGGTAACTATGTGGGCGATAAACCTTACTAG
- the LOC126782125 gene encoding probable N-acetyl-gamma-glutamyl-phosphate reductase, chloroplastic, with translation MSSATLSSTFLQTGCQWKGGVKSLEGSKRNAGKVFVKCSVSSKAQKAEKEVRLGVLGASGYTGSEIVRLLANHPHFGITLMTADRKAGQSIGSVFPHLISQDLPKMVAIKDADFSDVDAVFCCLPHGTTQEIIKGLPKSLKIVDLSADFRLQDISEYEEWYGQAHRAPELQKEAVYGLTEILREEIKSARLVANPGCYPTSIQLPLVPLFKANLILSKNIIIDAKSGVSGAGRGAKEANLYTEIAEGLYSYGITRHRHVPEIEQGLSGAANSKVTVSFTPHLMPMSRGMQSTIYVEMAPGVEIKDLRQQLRLSYEDEEFVVLLEEGVVPRTHNTRGSNYCFINVFPDRIPGRAIIISVIDNLVKGASGQALQNLNVMMGFPESTGLLYQPLFP, from the exons ATGAGCTCTGCAACTCTCAGCTCCACTTTTCTCCAAACTGGGTGCCAATGGAAG GGTGGAGTGAAGAGTTTAGAGGGTAGTAAACGAAATGCAGGGAAGGTGTTTGTGAAATGTTCTGTGAGTTCGAAGGCCCAGAAAGCAGAAAAGGAAGTTCGCCTTGGTGTTCTTGGTGCCAGTGGTTACACTGGTTCTGAG ATTGTTCGGTTGCTGGCAAATCATCCTCACTTTGGCATTACCTTAATGACTGCTGATAGAAAAGCAGGACAGTCAATTGGATCAGTGTTTCCTCATCTGATTTCTCAA GATCTGCCAAAGATGGTTGCTATCAAGGATGCCGATTTTTCTGATGTGGATGCAGTATTTTGTTGTTTGCCACATGGAACCACACAG GAGATTATCAAAGGCCTTCCAAAGAGTTTAAAGATTGTTGATCTCTCTGCT GACTTTCGTTTACAAGATATATCTGAGTATGAAGAATGGTATGGTCAGGCACATAGAGCGCCAGAATTGCAG AAAGAAGCTGTGTATGGTTTGACAGAGATTTTAAGGGAGGAGATTAAAAGTGCGCGTCTAGTGGCGAACCCTGGTTGTTATCCGACTTCTATACAGCTTCCCCTTGTTCCACTGTTTAAG GCTAATCTCATTCtatctaaaaatattattatcgACGCAAAATCTGGTGTTAGTGGAGCAG GACGTGGTGCAAAGGAAGCAAATTTGTACACTGAAATAGCTGAAGGCCTATATTCTTATGGCATTACCCGTCATCGCCATG TGCCGGAAATTGAACAAGGGCTGTCAGGTGCTGCCAATTCAAAAGTAACCGTTAGTTTTACTCCACATCTAATGCCAATG AGCCGTGGTATGCAATCAActatttatgtggaaatggCTCCAGGAGTAGAAATTAAGGACTTGCGGCAACAGCTGAGGTTATCATATGAG GATGAAGaatttgtagttttgttggaGGAAGGTGTTGTTCCTCGCACACATAATACCAGAGGATCTAATTATTGTTTCATCAATGTCTTTCCTGATCGAATCCCCGGAAGAGCAATTATTATTTCAGTT ATTGATAATCTTGTCAAGGGAGCTTCAGGTCAGGCTCTACAGAATCTTAATGTGATGATGGGATTCCCAGAAAGCACGGGGCTTCTATATCAGCCATTGTTTCCTTAA